A portion of the Nomia melanderi isolate GNS246 chromosome 2, iyNomMela1, whole genome shotgun sequence genome contains these proteins:
- the mRpS7 gene encoding mitochondrial ribosomal protein S7 isoform X2 yields the protein MIYSASLCGYLYDIYIPTNIWQHYSLYPSSYIKPIYRKDEQDEIFQNEKEKNIHHTPVKAALTSDTSSEFYDTAINKFLNYLMRHGNKVLSRKLLESTFENIKMLQLQRYNAASPEEKQFILLDPKQIFHRAVENCTPILEIKKIKKGGIFYQVPVPLTVERSRFLAMNWLIQIARDKDDNLRYPVSLAKEMIDAANNKGRVIKRKHDLHKLCEANRAYAHFRWM from the exons ATGATCTATTCTGCGTCTCTATGTGGGTACTTGTATGATAT atatattCCAACAAATATTTGGCAACATTACAGTCTATATCCATCTagttatataaaaccaatttaTAGAAAAGACGAACAAGACGAGATTTttcaaaacgaaaaagaaaaaaatatacatcatACACCTGTTAAAGCAGCTCTTACTTCCGACACATCGTCAGAATTTTATGATACAGCTATCAA CAAATTCTTAAACTATCTTATGCGTCATGGCAATAAGGTATTATCTAGAAAATTATTGGAAagtacatttgaaaatattaaaatgttacaatTACAACGTTACAATGCAGCTTCCCCTGAAGAGAAACAATTTATTCTTTTGGAcccaaaacaaatttttcatcgtGCTGTAGAAAATTGTACAcctatattagaaataaaaaagatcAAGAAAGGTGGAATTTTTTACCAG GTTCCAGTACCACTTACCGTTGAAAGATCTAGATTTCTAGCAATGAATTGGTTAATTCAAATTGCTCGAGATAAGGACGATAATCTTAGATATCCTGTATCGTTAGCAAAAGAAATGATTGATGCTGCTAATAATAAG GGTCGAGTTATTAAAAGGAAGCACGACTTACATAAACTTTGTGAAGCAAATCGTGCTTATGCACATTTTAGATGGATGTAA
- the Elp6 gene encoding elongator complex protein 6 isoform X2, protein MDPVCNILGIDKVNVDGKLILIEERHNSNANFVLNSVILDALNRNYGICFALFHNTFHHYHNVGMKFGYNLTVLRAEGKVRVIEPMKIIESKMRSRNDERTYDMQGTDVNVTYNVSNDINDSLFGTITDEYHKMKKSHKHVIIIIDDLGHLYNLGFTLKDSMSYVRFLRSLIEHDIASQLCIAIHTYKCELQNSIANRSVHILKHMAHLFVKIDSFKTGQSNDVSGKITINWRVDRIRNEHKWSEISKYMYKLLDRQVKIYSPGH, encoded by the coding sequence ATGGATCCGGTATGTAACATACTTGGCATTGATAAAGTAAATGTggatggaaaattaattttaatcgaaGAACGACACAACAGCAATGCAAATTTTGTGTTGAATTCGGTTATTCTCGATGCGTTGAATAGAAATTATGGAATTTGCTTTGCACTTTTTCATAATACCTTTCATCATTATCATAATGTGGGTATGAAATTTGGTTATAATCTTACAGTTTTAAGAGCAGAAGGTAAGGTTCGTGTTATAGAACcaatgaaaattatagaatCTAAGATGCGAAGCAGAAATGATGAAAGGACATATGATATGCAAGGAACTGATGTTAATGTAACTTATAATGTTAGTAATGATATAAATGATAGTTTGTTTGGTACAATAACAGATGAAtatcacaaaatgaaaaaatctcaTAAACACGTGATAATTATCATTGATGATTTGGGTCATCTTTATAATTTAGGATTTACTTTGAAAGACTCCATGTCTTATGTAAGATTCTTAAGATCGCTTATTGAACACGACATTGCATCTCAGCTTTGTATCGCAATACATACGTACAAATGTGAACTACAGAACTCCATTGCCAATAGAAGTGTACATATTTTGAAACATATGGCtcatttatttgttaaaattgattcttttaAAACAGGACAATCCAATGATGtatctggaaaaataacaattaattgGAGAGTAGATCGCATTAGGAACGAACACAAATGGtctgaaatatcaaaatacatgTATAAGTTATTGGATCGTCAGGTTAAAATTTATTCACCTggacattaa
- the LOC143174236 gene encoding transmembrane protein 186-like: protein MSKYCSPVSHNKRTYSTEINNPTKFPGYDVIYTFPYIRKFSVLNKAKRNLTVFTGVSTLTSLCLQLSDFIPTNECLLITGIGCTLTTMFHVLTFMCNNIIGFVYFKKEDKTIILSYSNYWGKRINFRTDIQNVSPLSETPLNVCSYMYRIVNIKSCKEKLKLSLPYGRIVKGDHFSNIFNVHN from the exons ATGAGTAAATATTGTAGTCCAGTCTCACATAACAAGAGGACTTACtctacagaaataaataatccaacGAAATTTCCTGGTTACGATGTAATCTATACTTTTCCATACATTAGAAAGTTTTCCGTTTTAAACAAAGCAAAGCGTAATTTAACCGTTTTCACTGGAGTAAGCACATTAACATCTCTATGTTTACAATTATCAGATTTCATTCCAACCAATGAGTGCTTGTTAATTACAGGAATTG GTTGCACTTTGACTACTATGTTTCATGTTCTTACCTTTATGTGCAACAATATCATtggatttgtatattttaaaaaagaggataaaacaataatattatcatattctAATTATTGGGGTAAAAGGATCAATTTCAGAACTGACATTCAAAATGTTTCACCTCTTTCAGAAACTCCTTTAAATGTTTGTTCTTACATGTACAGAATAGTGAATATTAAATCATgtaaagagaaattgaaattaagtttGCCATATGGACGAATAGTTAAAGGagatcatttttcaaatatatttaatgtacaCAACTAA
- the LOC116430733 gene encoding dual specificity mitogen-activated protein kinase kinase 4 isoform X2, translating to MTDNRENFSIPTNQSSSRSFNSLRLEFGPISDVHNEMSAEKRRQLKCSFQIQGSEMTLINSTNSSLSNSSGATAACPPISFRPSLPLSLPKLPLRPRSTVPADLPDKARDKLRMCQSMQSTGKLQLSPNVIYDFTSEDLQDLGEIGRGGFGTVNKMIHRISDTVMAVKRIRSTVDEREQKQLLMDLEVVMKSNECPCIVQFYGALFKEGDCWICMELMDTSLDIFYKFIHEPERIDPQRARGYDVRSDVWSLGITLMEIATGYFPYPKWNSVFEQLYQVVQGDPPRLSPNENGNHFTMDFVNFVNTCLIKEETQRPKYNKLLEHPFIRKAEEDTVDVAAYISGVLDNMVLRGLTPFTTNRH from the exons ATGACTGATAATCGTGAAAATTTCTCAAttccaacaaatcaaa GTTCCAGCAGATCGTTTAATTCTTTACGTTTGGAATTTGGACCTATCAGTGACGTTCATAATGAAATGTCAG CGGAAAAACGAAGACAGTTGAAATGTAGTTTCCAAATACAAGGAAGCGAGATGACGTTAATTAACTCAACAAATTCTTCCCTTTCCAATTCGAGTGGGGCTACAGCAGCATGCCCACCTAT atcTTTTCGTCCGAGTTTGCCTTTGTCTTTGCCAAAACTGCCATTAAGACCACGTTCTACAGTTCCAGCAGATCTTCCTGATAAAGCGAG GGATAAATTACGAATGTGTCAGTCCATGCAAAGTACTGGAAAATTACAGCTATCACCGAATGTGATATATGATTTCACAAGCGAAGATCTCCAAGATTTAGGAGAAATAGGACGAGGAGGTTTTGGCACTGTAAATAAGATGATTCATAGGATAAGCGACACTGTTATGGCTGTGAAG AGAATTCGTTCTACAGTGGATGAAAGGGAACAAAAGCAACTACTAATGGATTTAGAAGTTGTCATGAAATCCAATGAATGTCCATGCATCGTgcagttttatggagctttatttaaagaa GGTGACTGTTGGATTTGTATGGAACTGATGGATACTTCGTtggatatattttataaatttattcatgAG CCAGAAAGGATAGATCCTCAACGTGCAAGGGGTTACGATGTAAGGAGTGACGTGTGGTCATTGGGAATTACGTTAATGGAAATTGCTACAGGTTATTTTCCATACCCGAAATGGAATTCGGTATTCGAGCAGCTTTATCAAGTGGTTCAAGGTGACCCACCAAGGTTATCACCTAATGAAAATGGAAACCATTTTACCATGGATTTCGTGAACTTTGTAAACACatg TTTAATTAAAGAAGAGACGCAGCGGCCAAAATACAACAAATTATTAGAACATCCTTTTATCAGAAAAGCTGAGGAAGATACAGTGGATGTTGCTGCATACATAAGTGGTGTTCTCGACAACATGGTTCTCAGGGGTTTGACGCCGTTTACCACTAATCGACATTga
- the LOC116430733 gene encoding dual specificity mitogen-activated protein kinase kinase 4 isoform X1: MTDNRENFSIPTNQSSSRSFNSLRLEFGPISDVHNEMSAEKRRQLKCSFQIQGSEMTLINSTNSSLSNSSGATAACPPISFRPSLPLSLPKLPLRPRSTVPADLPDKARDKLRMCQSMQSTGKLQLSPNVIYDFTSEDLQDLGEIGRGGFGTVNKMIHRISDTVMAVKRIRSTVDEREQKQLLMDLEVVMKSNECPCIVQFYGALFKEGDCWICMELMDTSLDIFYKFIHEVLKDRIPERILGKITVATVKALNYLKEKLRIIHRDVKPSNILLDRHGNIKLCDFGISGQLVDSIARTRDAGCRPYMAPERIDPQRARGYDVRSDVWSLGITLMEIATGYFPYPKWNSVFEQLYQVVQGDPPRLSPNENGNHFTMDFVNFVNTCLIKEETQRPKYNKLLEHPFIRKAEEDTVDVAAYISGVLDNMVLRGLTPFTTNRH, translated from the exons ATGACTGATAATCGTGAAAATTTCTCAAttccaacaaatcaaa GTTCCAGCAGATCGTTTAATTCTTTACGTTTGGAATTTGGACCTATCAGTGACGTTCATAATGAAATGTCAG CGGAAAAACGAAGACAGTTGAAATGTAGTTTCCAAATACAAGGAAGCGAGATGACGTTAATTAACTCAACAAATTCTTCCCTTTCCAATTCGAGTGGGGCTACAGCAGCATGCCCACCTAT atcTTTTCGTCCGAGTTTGCCTTTGTCTTTGCCAAAACTGCCATTAAGACCACGTTCTACAGTTCCAGCAGATCTTCCTGATAAAGCGAG GGATAAATTACGAATGTGTCAGTCCATGCAAAGTACTGGAAAATTACAGCTATCACCGAATGTGATATATGATTTCACAAGCGAAGATCTCCAAGATTTAGGAGAAATAGGACGAGGAGGTTTTGGCACTGTAAATAAGATGATTCATAGGATAAGCGACACTGTTATGGCTGTGAAG AGAATTCGTTCTACAGTGGATGAAAGGGAACAAAAGCAACTACTAATGGATTTAGAAGTTGTCATGAAATCCAATGAATGTCCATGCATCGTgcagttttatggagctttatttaaagaa GGTGACTGTTGGATTTGTATGGAACTGATGGATACTTCGTtggatatattttataaatttattcatgAGGTACTGAAAGATAGAATACCAGAGCGTATTTTAGGAAAAATTACTGTTGCTACAGTAAAAGCACTCAATTACCTCAAGGAAAAGTTGAGAATAATTCATAGAGATGTAAAACCTAGCAATATTCTATTAGACCGACATGGTAATATAAAACTCTGTGACTTTGGTATATCAGGGCAATTAGTAGATTCTATTGCGCGTACTCGAGATGCTGGATGCAGGCCTTACATGGCT CCAGAAAGGATAGATCCTCAACGTGCAAGGGGTTACGATGTAAGGAGTGACGTGTGGTCATTGGGAATTACGTTAATGGAAATTGCTACAGGTTATTTTCCATACCCGAAATGGAATTCGGTATTCGAGCAGCTTTATCAAGTGGTTCAAGGTGACCCACCAAGGTTATCACCTAATGAAAATGGAAACCATTTTACCATGGATTTCGTGAACTTTGTAAACACatg TTTAATTAAAGAAGAGACGCAGCGGCCAAAATACAACAAATTATTAGAACATCCTTTTATCAGAAAAGCTGAGGAAGATACAGTGGATGTTGCTGCATACATAAGTGGTGTTCTCGACAACATGGTTCTCAGGGGTTTGACGCCGTTTACCACTAATCGACATTga
- the LOC116430730 gene encoding forkhead box protein J1-A has translation MKAEVIVIETPMDCGSSAMKGNIHDDEYGVEAELTSLSWLQSLDITSASNLPTPPCSPSPPPVNRQARKKLSPLIKAELDLAENAEKYRTDPDAKPPFSYATIICLAMRANNNKVSLSNIYAWIRENFLFYKYADPAWQNSIRHNLSLNKCFVKLPRSKGEPGKGGFWKLDLERMEEGRKSKRRATISQRIRGTKKQIPVTKMVTKMVTKMVANNAQNHSVPPNSSLSTLYETPPSSVSPPIPDCLSEIPDSTQVSLSEDDLTGLLIATAGWDENQLDLLDSLLDTL, from the exons ATGAAGGCCGAGGTGATTGTCATTGAAACACCAATGGATTGTGGATCATCAGCTATGAAGGGAAATATACACGATGACGAGTACGGCGTCGAAGCAGAGTTGACGAGCCTTTCGTGGTTACAATCGCTCGATATTACAAGTGCTTCTAATTTACCAACACCGCCCTGTTCTCCATCCCCTCCGCCAGTAAATAGACAAGCAAGAAAAAAACTGTCCCCTTTGATTAAAGCTGAATTGG ATTTAGCTGAAAATGCTGAAAAGTATCGAACCGATCCTGACGCGAAACCGCCATTTTCTTATGCTACGATCATATGCTTGGCAATGCGagcgaataataataaagtgtCTCTCTCGAACATATACGCGTGGATCCGAgagaactttttattttataaatatgcagATCCCGCTTGGCAG aattcaatTCGGCATAATCTGTCGTTAAACAAATGTTTCGTTAAGCTGCCTCGGTCGAAAGGCGAGCCGGGGAAAGGTGGTTTTTGGAAGCTGGACTTGGAACGAATGGAAGAAGGCAGGAAATCGAAACGGCGCGCAACGATATCGCAACGTATTCGTGGAACGAAGAAACAGATACCGGTTACGAAAATGGTGACGAAGATGGTTACGAAAATGGTTGCGAACAATGCACAGAACCATTCTGTGCCACCCAATAGCTCCCTGTCCACGCTGTACGAGACTCCTCCTAGTAGCGTGTCTCCTCCAATTCCAGACTGTCTCTCAGAAATACCTGATTCGACGCAAGTTAGTTTAAGCGAAGACGATCTCACCGGCTTGTTAATTGCCACCGCGGGTTGGGATGAAAATCAATTGGATCTGTTGGATTCTCTTTTAGATACGCTGTAA
- the Elp6 gene encoding elongator complex protein 6 isoform X1: protein MIGKVLVVDSKMDPVCNILGIDKVNVDGKLILIEERHNSNANFVLNSVILDALNRNYGICFALFHNTFHHYHNVGMKFGYNLTVLRAEGKVRVIEPMKIIESKMRSRNDERTYDMQGTDVNVTYNVSNDINDSLFGTITDEYHKMKKSHKHVIIIIDDLGHLYNLGFTLKDSMSYVRFLRSLIEHDIASQLCIAIHTYKCELQNSIANRSVHILKHMAHLFVKIDSFKTGQSNDVSGKITINWRVDRIRNEHKWSEISKYMYKLLDRQVKIYSPGH from the exons ATGATTGGAAAGG TGCTTGTCGTTGATAGTAAAATGGATCCGGTATGTAACATACTTGGCATTGATAAAGTAAATGTggatggaaaattaattttaatcgaaGAACGACACAACAGCAATGCAAATTTTGTGTTGAATTCGGTTATTCTCGATGCGTTGAATAGAAATTATGGAATTTGCTTTGCACTTTTTCATAATACCTTTCATCATTATCATAATGTGGGTATGAAATTTGGTTATAATCTTACAGTTTTAAGAGCAGAAGGTAAGGTTCGTGTTATAGAACcaatgaaaattatagaatCTAAGATGCGAAGCAGAAATGATGAAAGGACATATGATATGCAAGGAACTGATGTTAATGTAACTTATAATGTTAGTAATGATATAAATGATAGTTTGTTTGGTACAATAACAGATGAAtatcacaaaatgaaaaaatctcaTAAACACGTGATAATTATCATTGATGATTTGGGTCATCTTTATAATTTAGGATTTACTTTGAAAGACTCCATGTCTTATGTAAGATTCTTAAGATCGCTTATTGAACACGACATTGCATCTCAGCTTTGTATCGCAATACATACGTACAAATGTGAACTACAGAACTCCATTGCCAATAGAAGTGTACATATTTTGAAACATATGGCtcatttatttgttaaaattgattcttttaAAACAGGACAATCCAATGATGtatctggaaaaataacaattaattgGAGAGTAGATCGCATTAGGAACGAACACAAATGGtctgaaatatcaaaatacatgTATAAGTTATTGGATCGTCAGGTTAAAATTTATTCACCTggacattaa
- the Dic1 gene encoding dicarboxylate carrier 1 isoform X2: MADKTKKLSRWYFGGISSAGAACVTHPLDLLKVHLQTQQEGKVSAIRLTTSIIQKQGILALYNGLSASLLRQLTYSTMRFGTYEVGKQKFETPGHSLLFYQKLLLAGFSGVIGGILGTPGDVVNVRMQNDIKLSPELRRNYRHALDGVARIIQQEGVPKLFSGCSTATLRAALMTIGQLSFYDQIKIMMLQSGYFKDNPVTHILSSVFAGAIATTLTQPLDVLKTRAMNAKPGEFKGIADLFFYTAKLGPMAFFKVPWQLVIIFLYIYRMYW, translated from the exons ATGGcagataaaacaaaaaaattgtcaCGTTGGTATTTTGGGGGGATTTCTTCTGCAGGTGCTGCTTGTGTTACCCACCCTTTGGACTTGTTAAAG GTCCATTTACAAACACAACAGGAGGGCAAGGTATCTGCGATACGATTGACTACCTCTATCATACAGAAACAAGGAATTTTAGCTCTATACAATGGCCTTAGCGCTTCATTGCTTCGTCAACTTACATATTCTACTATGAGATTTGGAACATACGAA GTTGgtaaacaaaaatttgaaactcCTGGCCATTCGTtgttattttatcaaaaattactACTGGCCGGCTTCTCCGGTGTTATCGGAGGAATCCTTGGAACACCAGGAGACGTAGTTAATGTGCGCATGCAAAATGACATAAAACTATCTCCAGAATTAAGACGGAA TTATAGGCATGCTTTAGATGGAGTAGCACGTATAATTCAACAAGAAGGTGTACCTAAGTTATTCAGTGGTTGTTCCACTGCAACATTAAGGGCTGCCCTAATGACCATTGGACAACTGAGTTTCTatgatcaaataaaaattatgatgTTGCAAAGTGGTTATTTTAAAGATAATCCTGTTACTCATATATTATCGAGTGTATTTGCA GGCGCTATAGCCACAACGCTTACGCAACCATTAGATGTATTAAAAACTCGTGCAATGAACGCTAAACCAGGAGAATTTAAG GGCATAGCGGATTTATTTTTCTACACTGCTAAGCTTGGACCAATGGCATTCTTCAAA GTACCATGGCAATTGGTAATTATTTTCCTATACATCTACAGAATGTACTGGTGA
- the mRpS7 gene encoding mitochondrial ribosomal protein S7 isoform X1: protein MALTKSLNTLLLHNVKRYIPTNIWQHYSLYPSSYIKPIYRKDEQDEIFQNEKEKNIHHTPVKAALTSDTSSEFYDTAINKFLNYLMRHGNKVLSRKLLESTFENIKMLQLQRYNAASPEEKQFILLDPKQIFHRAVENCTPILEIKKIKKGGIFYQVPVPLTVERSRFLAMNWLIQIARDKDDNLRYPVSLAKEMIDAANNKGRVIKRKHDLHKLCEANRAYAHFRWM from the exons ATGGCTTTAACAAAATCACTTAATACATTACTGTTGCACAATGTAAAAAG atatattCCAACAAATATTTGGCAACATTACAGTCTATATCCATCTagttatataaaaccaatttaTAGAAAAGACGAACAAGACGAGATTTttcaaaacgaaaaagaaaaaaatatacatcatACACCTGTTAAAGCAGCTCTTACTTCCGACACATCGTCAGAATTTTATGATACAGCTATCAA CAAATTCTTAAACTATCTTATGCGTCATGGCAATAAGGTATTATCTAGAAAATTATTGGAAagtacatttgaaaatattaaaatgttacaatTACAACGTTACAATGCAGCTTCCCCTGAAGAGAAACAATTTATTCTTTTGGAcccaaaacaaatttttcatcgtGCTGTAGAAAATTGTACAcctatattagaaataaaaaagatcAAGAAAGGTGGAATTTTTTACCAG GTTCCAGTACCACTTACCGTTGAAAGATCTAGATTTCTAGCAATGAATTGGTTAATTCAAATTGCTCGAGATAAGGACGATAATCTTAGATATCCTGTATCGTTAGCAAAAGAAATGATTGATGCTGCTAATAATAAG GGTCGAGTTATTAAAAGGAAGCACGACTTACATAAACTTTGTGAAGCAAATCGTGCTTATGCACATTTTAGATGGATGTAA